The genomic region GGCAGGTGGATGGATTCTGGACCGCGCTCCACGGGCGTTACCTGCAGAGGGTGTGTTGGCAGAGCGCTGTGTCGGTATCCTTCCCGAGGCTGCTCCATACGCCGAAACGGTTTTCAGTGCCTCGCCTGGTAAGCGACGCCGAATTGGTGCAACTCATGCTGGCCATGCGCCTCTACCTGCCCGAGGCGGGATTCACTCTTTCCACGCGCGAGCGCTCGGAATTCCGCGATCATCTCATCCCGCTGGGCATCACGATGATGAGCGCGGGCTCGTCGACCCGCCCCGGCGGGTACGCCACGCATATCGATGAAACCCTCGAACAGTTTGCGATCGAGGATAGACGGCCTCCGGCGCACGTTGCGGAAGCCATTCGCGCCAAGGGATACGAGCCGGTCTGGAAAGATTTCGACTACGCATTCGATCGAGAGCCGGAACCGCACGAGCCCCTGGATGTAAGCAGCGGGGATTCGTGAAGGACGTTGGGAGAATAGGCGCATGCGGATTACATTGAACGGGGAGACGCGCGAGGTGCAGCCGGGGATCACCGTCCATGGGCTGATTCTGGAGTTCGGCCGGCAACCCGCGGCTACGGTCGTCGAACGCAACGGCGAGATTGTAGACCGGGATTCGTATGCGTCGCTGCATCTCCTCGATGGAGACACCGTGGAGCTGGTGCAGTTCGTGGGAGGCGGCTGATGGACCATGCGGAGCGAATGCGGCGTTTTGCGGACGCCGATCTTTATGTGGTGATTACGCAGTCGTTCTGCGCGGGCCGCTCTGCCCTGGAGGTTCTCGATGCAACGCTCGATGCGGGTGTCCGCCTGATACAGCTGCGCGAGAAGGACCTTACCGATAGGGAGCTCTACCAGCGCGCATTGGCGTTTCGCGAGCGAACCGGCGCGCAGGGCGCGCTGCTGATCATCGATGACCGTGTGGATATCGCGTTGGCGGTGGAAGCCGATGGCGTTCATCTTGGCGAATTTGATCTGCCGGTTGCGGCGGCGCGCCGGGTCGCCCCGGAGTTCATCCTTGGGGCCTCTTCGCACAATCTTGATGAAGCGTTGGCGGCGCAGGAGGCGGGCGCGAGCTATGTCAATATCGGCCCCATCTTCCCGACGCAGACGAAGTCCGTCGCCACGGGAGTTGTGGGGTTAGCCATGATTGACACCATCGCCCCGCGTTTGCGCATTCCGTTCACGACCATGGGCGGCATCAAAGCCGGCAACGTTTCGGAAGTGCTCCAGCGGGGTGCGCGGCACGTTGCCGTAGTCACCGCCGTGACCGCGGCTCCGGACGTCCGCGCCGCGGCGTCTGAGTTGAGGGCTTTGATACGAGGCTCACGGGAGTGAAGGGGAGCTTACTCCTTCTTGGCCAAGACTTCCGCGATCTTCGTGCGCAATTCCGTGGGCGTATAGGGCTTTTGCAGGAAGCCCGCCAATCCCAGCCCGTGGAACCGCTGCGCCACCTCGCGTTCATCATAGCCGCTTGTCAGGACCACCCGCGCGTCGGGGTTGACCGCGCGAATGCGATGAAAGGTCTCTTCGCCGTCCAGATGGGGCATCGTCAGGTCCAACAGGACCGCATCGATTGCGCGCGGCGTTTTCTGGTATTGCTGGAGGCCCTCGCAGCCGTCGGACGCCACGATTACGCGGTAGCCGGTACGCTCGAGCATCTCTTTGGCCACGAGACGGGCGGCTTCTTCATCGTCAATCACCAGAATTGTGGGGAGCGGTTTCGCCCCGTGGTCTGGCGCGTCCGCGTGCGCCGGAGACGTTCGCGCAAGCTGGCTGCACGGGAAGAGGACGCGAACAGTTGTTCCCTCGCCGAGCTTGGACTCGACTTTGACGGCGCCCCGGTGCCCGTGAATGATGCCTAATGCGGCTGCCAGACCAAGCCCCCGCCCCGTGAATTTGGTGGTGAAGAAGGGATCGAAAAGCATCGCCTTGGTTTCTTCGCTCATCCCGCAGCCCGTATCGGAGAGTTCGAAATACGCATAGTCTCCTTCGGGATGTTCTTCTTCCAGGTATGTCGAGGAGAGGTCGTCTTTAGCGCAATGCAGGAACCCCGTGCGCAGGGTGACGGTTCCGGGATGGTCTTCGAGTGCTTCCGATGCGTTCATTGCCAGATTGACAACGAGTTGGCGCAACTGTGCGGCGTCTCCCTCGATGAAGGGCACGTCCGGCGCCAGTTCGAAGACGATTTCGGCTTTTTTCGTAACGGCCGATTCCAGGAGCGGCCGCATATCCTCGAGGACCACATTCAGGTTGAGGGTCTCGATCACGAATCGTCCTTTGCCCGAGTAGGCGAGCATCTGCCTGGTGAGTTCGGCCGCGCGGCGCGCCGCCTTTTCAATCTGCGCGACATTCTTGCGGATCGGGACATTTTCCGCAAGTTCGTCGAGCACAATCGCGGCGTTGCCGAGCACGCCCATCAGCAGGTTGTTGAAGTCGTGTGCAATTCCGCCCGCCATAACCGCCAGGCTGTCCCGTTTCTGGGTTTGCTGAATCTGTGCCTCGAGTTGCCGCCGTTCCGATTCCATCCTTTTTTGCTGGGTGATATCGATGCCCACGTTGATGGCGCCTGCCGGAGCGCCATCGGTACCGATAATCGCCTTGCTGAACAAGGCAAGGGAGCGGAGCCGGCCCGACTTGGTCCGGATGTCGAACTGGATGTTGGCGGTGCTTTCGCCGCGCGCAATCTTGGCCATGACTTCCCGGGCGCGCTCCCGGTCCGCGGGGTCCGGGTATAGTTTCTCGGGAACGTTGCCGCTTCCGAGAATCTCCTCGCGCGGGTATTCGGTAATACGCTCGGCCGCGTTGTTCCAGACAAGGTACCGGCCGTTAAGGTCATGAACGCTCACGAGCACGTTGGCGTTTTCGATGATGGCTTCGCGCCACTGGTTCAGTTGGCGCACTTCCTCTTCCGCGCGTTTGCGGCTCGTTATGTCGCGGTTGCTTGCCCGCCGGCCGGCCCAATTGCCGTCTCTGTCGTATACGGGCTGGCTCACGTGGGATAGCCAATGCAATTGGCCCTCGGCGTCGATGATGCGGAAATCGAGCACAGCCGATTGTGCGCCATCAGGGGGACCGAAGGCGAACCCCCGCATCTTGTCACGGTCCTCGGGATGTACGATCTCCTCGATGAGCGGCGGCCGATCGTAAAACGCCTGGCTGCAGTATCCTGTGATGCGTTCGCAGGATGGAGAGACATAGAGCTGCCGGCCATCGGCGCCGATCCAGTATTCCCAATCGTAGGTGAAGTCCGCCAGTGTGCGGAACCGGTACTCGCTTTCGCGCAGGGCCGCCTCTGAATTCATCCGTTCCTGTACTTCTTTTTGAAGGCGTCTATTGGTTTCGAGAAGCTCGCGGGTGCGGAGGACGATGCGGTCTTCTAGCCGGCTGTGGGCCTCGTGCAGCACCTCCTCCACCTGCTTGCGCTCGGAAATGTCAGTCATCACGGTTACGAAACCGGTGAGCTTCTTCGCGGAGTCCAGGACGGCCGCCGTGTCCGCCAGGTAGACCCGGGTGATGCCGTTTCCGTCGCGAATCTGGATTTCCTGCCGGACGCGGGGGCTGCCTTCCTGATAAGTGTCGGGCGATTCATGAGACAGAAGCCGCAGGATTTCTTCCCCGACTGCATCACCGAGTTCGCACGGCCGCTGCCCTCTGATTCTTTCCCTGGGCAGTCCCAGGACCTTTTCACAGAAATGGCGGTTGCATTCCAGGAAGCGTCCCTCGGCGTCTTGGCAGGCAATGGCGCACGTCGCGCACTCGAGGAAATCAAAGAGCGGGGGCTTGCCGGCATTCTGTGGGGCGCGCCCATCACCGAATTCAGTCATCATCCTGCTCCGTAGGCATTTGATTCCCCGTTACACGGTGCTCTCATGCCACCCAACATCATCCGCAACACCGAACGCCTCAATTGTGCTTCATAGAAGGCGTATCACGCAAGAGATGCGCCATTTTTCGGCAATTGCGTCAAATTCTCGCTTCCAGGACGGCCATGCCCCGTTCCTTCCGTGGCCGGAACTGCCCAGGGCACTTTTTTGACCCGGATGAACAGGATAGGCGGGATAGGCCCGTGGGCGTGCGGGGACGCGTTCGGGCCGCCGGATTTGTCCTGGAGTGCAGGTTGGCGCCCTCCAGCAACGCCTGGCCTGGTGGGAGGCATCTTTGATGCTTACGCCGTTTTCGCGGGGACGTTCCGGAACGCGAACTCGCCATTCTTGACTTCCGCCACGACGTGAGCGCCTTCTTGCACGTGCCCCTGCAGGATTTCCAAGGCCAGGGGGTCAAGGATCATGCGCTGGATGACGCGTTTGAGAGGCCGGGCCCCGTAGACGGGGTCGTATCCTCGTTCGGCGAGCAGGTCGCGCGCCTGGGGCGAGAGTTCAAGGGTGATGCGCTTCTCGTACAGGCGTTTGGCCAGCCGTTTCAACTGCACA from Candidatus Hydrogenedentota bacterium harbors:
- the thiS gene encoding sulfur carrier protein ThiS gives rise to the protein MRITLNGETREVQPGITVHGLILEFGRQPAATVVERNGEIVDRDSYASLHLLDGDTVELVQFVGGG
- the thiE gene encoding thiamine phosphate synthase gives rise to the protein MDHAERMRRFADADLYVVITQSFCAGRSALEVLDATLDAGVRLIQLREKDLTDRELYQRALAFRERTGAQGALLIIDDRVDIALAVEADGVHLGEFDLPVAAARRVAPEFILGASSHNLDEALAAQEAGASYVNIGPIFPTQTKSVATGVVGLAMIDTIAPRLRIPFTTMGGIKAGNVSEVLQRGARHVAVVTAVTAAPDVRAAASELRALIRGSRE
- a CDS encoding PAS domain S-box protein, which encodes MMTEFGDGRAPQNAGKPPLFDFLECATCAIACQDAEGRFLECNRHFCEKVLGLPRERIRGQRPCELGDAVGEEILRLLSHESPDTYQEGSPRVRQEIQIRDGNGITRVYLADTAAVLDSAKKLTGFVTVMTDISERKQVEEVLHEAHSRLEDRIVLRTRELLETNRRLQKEVQERMNSEAALRESEYRFRTLADFTYDWEYWIGADGRQLYVSPSCERITGYCSQAFYDRPPLIEEIVHPEDRDKMRGFAFGPPDGAQSAVLDFRIIDAEGQLHWLSHVSQPVYDRDGNWAGRRASNRDITSRKRAEEEVRQLNQWREAIIENANVLVSVHDLNGRYLVWNNAAERITEYPREEILGSGNVPEKLYPDPADRERAREVMAKIARGESTANIQFDIRTKSGRLRSLALFSKAIIGTDGAPAGAINVGIDITQQKRMESERRQLEAQIQQTQKRDSLAVMAGGIAHDFNNLLMGVLGNAAIVLDELAENVPIRKNVAQIEKAARRAAELTRQMLAYSGKGRFVIETLNLNVVLEDMRPLLESAVTKKAEIVFELAPDVPFIEGDAAQLRQLVVNLAMNASEALEDHPGTVTLRTGFLHCAKDDLSSTYLEEEHPEGDYAYFELSDTGCGMSEETKAMLFDPFFTTKFTGRGLGLAAALGIIHGHRGAVKVESKLGEGTTVRVLFPCSQLARTSPAHADAPDHGAKPLPTILVIDDEEAARLVAKEMLERTGYRVIVASDGCEGLQQYQKTPRAIDAVLLDLTMPHLDGEETFHRIRAVNPDARVVLTSGYDEREVAQRFHGLGLAGFLQKPYTPTELRTKIAEVLAKKE